The DNA region ATATGCCGCAGCTTTCGAATGGCGTTCGTCATTTCCCCGAGTACCTTGACCGTGCCCGGCAGGAAGGACTCGTCGAAATGATTCGCTCCATCGTCGCCGAAGCCCCGCTTTTCGTGCCCGTGATGCCGGGAACGGGCAGGCCGATGTCGGTGCGGATGACCAATTGTGGACCGCTCGGCTGGGTCACGGACAAGGAGCGCGGCTACCGTTATCAATCGACGCATCCGGTCACTGGCATGCCATGGCCGGCAATGCCGGAGGTGCTTCTCGACATCTGGAACGATGTTTCCGGTTACGGAAAACCTCCGCAGGCTTGCCTGATCAATTTCTATTCCGACGATGCAAAAATGGGCCTGCATCAAGACAGGGACGAGCGGGATCTGACGGCGCCCGTGGTCTCGATCTCTCTCGGCAACAACTGCCTCTTCCGCGTTGGCGGGCTTTCCCGCACCGACCGCACGAAGTCGATCA from Rhizobium sullae includes:
- a CDS encoding alpha-ketoglutarate-dependent dioxygenase AlkB family protein; translation: MPQLSNGVRHFPEYLDRARQEGLVEMIRSIVAEAPLFVPVMPGTGRPMSVRMTNCGPLGWVTDKERGYRYQSTHPVTGMPWPAMPEVLLDIWNDVSGYGKPPQACLINFYSDDAKMGLHQDRDERDLTAPVVSISLGNNCLFRVGGLSRTDRTKSIKLTSGDIVVLGGEGRLCFHGVDRIYPATSTLLKNGGRINLTLRRVDP